One stretch of Peptococcus niger DNA includes these proteins:
- a CDS encoding flavodoxin family protein codes for MKGLIAYSSRTGNTQKLAQRLADGLANIGQWTLADIQQGISPEGYDCVLAGGWIDRAWPDKASRQWMEAIPAAMPCGLFVTMGADPSSEHGRKVMANLEKILARHERALGMAVLPGLVDEKLLARVRQMPAQALGDEGESVKQQMVEAGEQSRMPTEAEYQAAVRTFRQAITDACIDKGE; via the coding sequence ATGAAAGGACTTATTGCCTACTCATCCCGGACCGGGAATACCCAAAAATTAGCCCAACGCTTGGCCGATGGTCTGGCGAACATCGGCCAATGGACCCTGGCGGATATCCAACAAGGCATATCCCCTGAAGGCTATGACTGCGTTTTGGCCGGCGGCTGGATTGATCGGGCCTGGCCGGATAAGGCGTCTCGTCAGTGGATGGAGGCCATTCCGGCAGCGATGCCCTGTGGGCTTTTTGTCACCATGGGCGCCGACCCGTCAAGTGAGCATGGCCGGAAGGTGATGGCTAACTTGGAAAAAATTTTGGCGCGGCATGAAAGGGCTTTGGGCATGGCGGTTTTGCCGGGCCTTGTCGATGAAAAACTGTTGGCGCGCGTGCGTCAGATGCCTGCCCAGGCCTTGGGCGATGAGGGCGAAAGCGTAAAACAGCAGATGGTCGAAGCCGGCGAGCAATCCCGGATGCCCACGGAGGCCGAATACCAGGCAGCTGTGAGAACTTTTCGTCAGGCGATTACCGATGCTTGTATTGATAAAGGAGAGTAA
- the gcvH gene encoding glycine cleavage system protein GcvH, with amino-acid sequence MSEMKFAKSHEWVQFADDDTAFIGITDYAQRELGDIVFVNLPEVGDVFDEGEVFADVESVKAVSDLYLPVSGTVAEVNEALLDAPELINEDCYEAWLVKLSEVSAGDELLTEDEYNAFIEAGGE; translated from the coding sequence ATGAGTGAGATGAAATTTGCAAAAAGCCACGAATGGGTACAATTCGCTGATGATGACACGGCGTTCATCGGCATTACAGATTATGCCCAAAGAGAACTGGGCGATATTGTTTTTGTCAACCTGCCGGAAGTCGGCGATGTTTTTGATGAAGGGGAAGTTTTTGCAGATGTGGAGAGCGTTAAAGCCGTGTCTGACTTATACTTGCCGGTATCCGGCACTGTGGCGGAAGTCAATGAAGCCCTGCTGGATGCCCCGGAACTGATCAATGAAGACTGCTATGAGGCCTGGCTGGTGAAACTTTCTGAAGTGAGCGCCGGCGATGAATTATTGACGGAGGACGAGTACAACGCCTTTATCGAAGCCGGTGGTGAATAA
- the scfB gene encoding thioether cross-link-forming SCIFF peptide maturase codes for MRIETGTALDFSAVHYFTFDDLSIILDVNSGSVHVADEDTLKFLDLVKAHGWETAQTMMAEAVGPEDAAEIADGLAELIEAGLLFSPADFSDYKPHTEPIVKAMCLHMAHDCNLRCRYCFADTGAYGGPRGLMSLETAKAALDFLMKASRHRTHVEVDFFGGEPLLNFKVCKEAARYGRALAEKNGKVLKLTLTTNGVLMTDEVIRWAKDNQIDLVLSLDGRQKVHDYMRPFVGGGPSYDRVIPRYQAFIDQADEDQWYYMRGTYTHFNTDFAKDVIHMADDLGFDRLSMEPVVAPAEAPYALTEADKPALMASYDELTRHYLAAREKGKGYDFYHFNVDFDGGPCLPKRLVGCGSGHDYLAVSPEGDLYPCHQFVGDEAYKMGTVRDGIVHPEIAEDFQKATVLTKPVCMTCWARFNCSGGCHANNIRYGGGLHEPYSFGCDLQRKRIECALYLEAKRLLAEEETAE; via the coding sequence ATGAGGATAGAAACCGGTACGGCATTGGATTTCAGTGCGGTGCATTATTTTACATTTGACGACTTGTCGATCATCTTGGACGTCAACAGCGGGTCGGTGCATGTTGCCGATGAGGATACGCTGAAATTTTTGGACTTAGTGAAGGCCCATGGCTGGGAGACGGCTCAGACGATGATGGCGGAAGCGGTCGGCCCAGAGGATGCGGCGGAGATTGCTGACGGCCTTGCAGAATTGATTGAGGCCGGGCTGCTTTTTTCACCGGCGGACTTTTCCGATTACAAGCCCCATACCGAGCCGATCGTCAAGGCCATGTGCCTGCACATGGCGCATGACTGTAATTTGCGCTGTCGCTACTGTTTTGCGGACACCGGTGCCTACGGCGGTCCGCGCGGGCTGATGAGCCTGGAAACGGCCAAGGCGGCGCTGGATTTCTTAATGAAGGCTTCCCGCCACCGCACCCATGTGGAGGTGGACTTCTTCGGCGGCGAGCCCTTGCTGAATTTTAAGGTCTGCAAGGAAGCGGCCCGCTATGGGCGGGCGCTGGCGGAGAAAAACGGTAAGGTCCTGAAGCTTACCTTAACAACCAACGGTGTCTTGATGACGGACGAGGTCATCCGCTGGGCAAAGGACAACCAGATTGACTTGGTGCTTTCTTTAGACGGACGGCAAAAGGTCCATGACTACATGCGGCCCTTTGTGGGCGGCGGCCCCTCCTATGACCGGGTAATCCCCCGTTACCAGGCCTTTATTGACCAGGCCGATGAGGATCAATGGTATTACATGCGGGGCACCTACACGCATTTTAATACGGACTTTGCCAAAGACGTGATTCACATGGCCGATGATCTGGGCTTTGACCGCCTGTCCATGGAGCCCGTGGTGGCGCCGGCGGAAGCGCCCTATGCGCTGACCGAAGCCGATAAGCCGGCGCTCATGGCGAGCTATGATGAACTGACCCGGCATTATCTGGCGGCGCGAGAAAAGGGCAAGGGGTATGACTTTTATCATTTCAATGTAGATTTTGACGGCGGCCCCTGCCTGCCCAAGCGCTTGGTCGGTTGCGGCAGCGGGCATGACTACCTGGCCGTGAGCCCGGAGGGAGACCTCTACCCCTGCCACCAATTTGTTGGCGATGAAGCCTATAAAATGGGGACCGTCCGTGACGGCATTGTGCATCCGGAAATTGCAGAGGACTTTCAAAAAGCCACCGTCCTCACCAAACCGGTGTGCATGACCTGCTGGGCGCGCTTTAACTGCTCCGGCGGCTGCCATGCCAATAATATTCGCTACGGCGGTGGTCTACATGAACCGTACAGCTTCGGCTGCGATTTGCAGCGCAAGCGAATCGAGTGTGCCCTCTACCTGGAAGCCAAGCGGCTATTGGCTGAGGAAGAGACGGCGGAGTAG
- the gcvT gene encoding glycine cleavage system aminomethyltransferase GcvT, with the protein MTEKLLRTPLYEKHLALEAKMVPFAGYDMPVQYPTGIKREHLAVRDQVGLFDVSHMGEIFIEGPRALAHLNRFCSNRFDSMTDGRCRYTVIMNEKGGILDDLLVYRCAEDRYLLVVNAANRGKVYDYLLPLMEDGASLTDASDLWGQVALQGPKAEVVLRRLTDRLPEKFYTFLEEVSVAGVPCLISRTGYTGEDGFEIYAPAEGIASVWDALLAAGAEDGILPCGLGARDTLRLEAALPLYGNEMDESVDPLTAGLGFAVKLDKDDFIGKAALLALPEDHPVRVGLKVVGRGIARQEAVVCHEGEKVGRVTSGTQLPYLKGAYAMAYVPPDLAAEGTSLDVLIREKPVAAEVVALPFYKRQ; encoded by the coding sequence ATGACAGAAAAGCTATTGCGGACGCCGCTTTATGAGAAACACCTGGCCTTGGAAGCTAAGATGGTTCCTTTTGCCGGCTATGACATGCCGGTTCAATACCCGACGGGGATTAAAAGGGAACACCTGGCGGTGCGTGACCAGGTGGGTTTATTTGATGTGAGCCACATGGGCGAGATTTTTATTGAAGGGCCTAGGGCCCTGGCCCACCTTAACCGTTTTTGCAGCAATCGGTTTGACAGCATGACGGACGGTCGCTGCCGGTATACGGTGATTATGAATGAAAAGGGTGGCATCTTAGATGACTTGCTGGTCTACCGTTGTGCAGAAGACCGCTATCTTTTGGTGGTGAATGCGGCCAACCGGGGCAAGGTCTACGATTACCTCTTGCCACTGATGGAAGACGGCGCCAGCTTGACGGATGCATCGGACTTATGGGGCCAGGTGGCCTTGCAAGGGCCTAAGGCGGAAGTGGTTTTGCGCCGCCTGACAGACCGGTTGCCGGAAAAATTTTACACCTTTTTAGAGGAGGTGTCGGTGGCCGGGGTGCCTTGCCTGATTTCCCGGACCGGCTATACCGGTGAGGACGGGTTTGAGATTTATGCGCCTGCCGAGGGCATTGCGTCCGTGTGGGATGCGCTTTTAGCAGCCGGTGCAGAGGATGGCATCCTGCCCTGCGGCTTGGGGGCGCGCGATACGCTTCGCTTGGAAGCGGCCCTGCCCTTGTACGGCAATGAAATGGATGAAAGCGTTGACCCGCTGACGGCAGGTCTGGGCTTTGCGGTTAAGTTGGATAAAGATGATTTTATCGGGAAAGCGGCGCTTTTGGCCCTGCCGGAAGACCACCCGGTGCGGGTTGGTTTAAAGGTTGTCGGCCGGGGCATTGCCCGTCAAGAGGCCGTGGTTTGCCATGAGGGCGAGAAAGTGGGCCGGGTCACTTCCGGCACCCAGTTGCCCTACCTGAAAGGGGCCTACGCCATGGCCTATGTGCCGCCGGACTTGGCGGCGGAAGGCACGTCCTTGGACGTCTTGATTCGGGAAAAGCCGGTGGCCGCTGAAGTGGTGGCCCTGCCTTTTTACAAACGGCAATAA
- a CDS encoding aryl-sulfate sulfotransferase has translation MGNPTVHPTGTTVYNPDKAFNGYTLFQACEHGATLIDMNGGVVNFWEDLQGFPNKLLPGGEVVGSLGERNSEFGWQDQTDLVQVDFDGNIVWKFDKMEYIEDPGYEPQWMARQHHDYQFEGNTVGYYVPGMEAKTRGGNKLILCHQTVTNPRISALPLCDDTIIEINDAGEILWRWNCNEHFREMGFSEEAKNCIARNPNMTASGGDWMHINSMSVLGPNRHYDNGDERFHPDNIIIDGRQTNIICIISK, from the coding sequence ATGGGCAATCCAACAGTACATCCAACCGGCACAACCGTCTACAATCCTGATAAAGCCTTTAACGGCTATACTCTCTTTCAGGCATGTGAACACGGTGCTACATTAATTGATATGAATGGCGGGGTCGTCAATTTTTGGGAAGACCTTCAAGGTTTTCCGAACAAGTTGCTCCCCGGCGGTGAAGTAGTCGGCAGCCTAGGCGAACGCAACAGTGAGTTCGGCTGGCAGGATCAAACTGACTTGGTACAAGTTGATTTTGACGGCAACATTGTCTGGAAATTTGACAAGATGGAATACATTGAAGACCCGGGTTACGAGCCCCAGTGGATGGCCCGCCAGCACCACGATTACCAATTTGAAGGCAACACGGTGGGCTACTACGTGCCCGGCATGGAGGCCAAGACCCGCGGCGGGAATAAATTAATTCTTTGCCACCAAACGGTAACCAACCCGAGAATCTCCGCTCTGCCCTTGTGCGATGACACGATTATTGAAATCAACGATGCGGGCGAGATTCTTTGGCGCTGGAACTGCAACGAGCACTTCCGCGAAATGGGCTTTTCTGAAGAGGCCAAAAACTGCATTGCCCGCAACCCGAATATGACAGCTTCAGGCGGCGATTGGATGCACATAAATTCTATGAGCGTCTTGGGCCCAAACCGTCACTATGACAACGGCGATGAACGCTTCCATCCGGATAACATCATCATTGACGGTCGTCAGACCAACATCATCTGCATCATCAGCAAGGA
- the gcvPA gene encoding aminomethyl-transferring glycine dehydrogenase subunit GcvPA, translated as MGSYIPVNEADRREMLAAIGVEEPADLYADIPAAVRLRGGLDLPTGLPEQAVRRQMTHLARRNRPYETVLRGAGSYRHYIPAAVSQIAAKENFLTCYTPYQAEISQGVLQGIFEFQTMIADLTTMDAANASVYDGATAAGEAMAMSRDRKKTKVLCAGTVNPMTAQVMATYAGGANAPFDMVPEADGRIDMAALQAALKDPEVCALYVESPNYYGLIENMSAVSEAVHAAGARLIFGANPLALAIYESPAAFGADIVVGDGQPLGLSMHYGGPSVGFMATTKKLMRRLPGRIVGETVDAEGNRAYVLTLQAREQHIRREKASSNICSNQALCALTTAIYMSLMGPDGLRDVALQSRAKAHYFADQLAGLGYRRLHDGPFFHEFVTTTPLPCDRVAEILAAEGILSGLPLAEDRMLWCVTEAVRKEELDLAIDRLKEAAQ; from the coding sequence GTGGGCAGCTACATTCCTGTCAACGAGGCCGATCGTCGTGAGATGTTGGCGGCCATCGGGGTTGAAGAACCGGCGGATTTATATGCAGATATTCCTGCGGCAGTGCGCCTCCGGGGCGGACTGGACCTACCGACCGGTTTGCCGGAACAGGCGGTCCGCCGCCAAATGACGCACCTGGCCCGGCGCAATCGGCCCTATGAAACGGTCTTGCGCGGCGCCGGCAGCTACCGGCACTATATTCCTGCAGCGGTCAGTCAAATTGCTGCTAAGGAAAATTTCTTGACCTGTTACACGCCCTACCAGGCGGAAATTTCCCAAGGTGTCCTCCAGGGCATTTTTGAATTTCAAACCATGATTGCCGACCTGACCACCATGGATGCGGCCAATGCTTCGGTTTATGACGGGGCTACGGCAGCCGGTGAAGCCATGGCCATGAGCCGCGACCGGAAAAAGACCAAGGTCTTGTGCGCCGGCACGGTCAACCCCATGACCGCTCAAGTCATGGCCACTTATGCCGGTGGTGCGAATGCGCCCTTTGACATGGTCCCGGAAGCAGATGGCCGGATTGATATGGCCGCTTTACAAGCTGCCCTGAAAGATCCGGAGGTCTGTGCCCTGTACGTGGAGAGCCCCAATTACTACGGCCTGATTGAAAATATGTCGGCCGTATCCGAGGCCGTCCATGCCGCCGGCGCCCGCCTTATTTTTGGCGCCAACCCCCTGGCCTTGGCCATCTATGAAAGTCCGGCCGCCTTCGGTGCGGACATTGTCGTCGGCGATGGCCAGCCCTTGGGCCTTTCCATGCACTACGGCGGACCGTCCGTGGGCTTTATGGCCACGACGAAGAAATTGATGCGCCGCTTGCCCGGGCGGATTGTCGGTGAGACCGTTGACGCTGAGGGCAACCGTGCCTACGTTTTGACCCTGCAAGCCCGGGAGCAGCACATCCGTCGGGAAAAAGCATCCTCCAATATTTGCTCCAACCAGGCCCTGTGTGCCTTAACCACGGCGATTTATATGAGTCTTATGGGCCCGGATGGGCTGCGTGATGTGGCCCTCCAGTCCCGGGCTAAGGCCCATTACTTTGCCGACCAGTTGGCCGGCCTTGGCTACCGTCGTCTGCACGACGGCCCCTTTTTCCACGAATTTGTCACCACAACGCCGCTGCCCTGTGACCGGGTGGCAGAAATCCTGGCTGCGGAGGGCATCCTCAGCGGTCTGCCCTTGGCGGAGGACCGGATGCTGTGGTGCGTAACAGAAGCGGTGCGGAAAGAAGAGCTGGATTTGGCCATTGATCGGTTAAAGGAGGCGGCTCAATGA